The following is a genomic window from Geobacillus subterraneus.
CTCTTGGACATGCCCCTCTCTCAGCCTGTACAACAGTTGTCACTGATCCCTGTAAATGATATGATGAATAAGTAAGTCCATTGAAAAACAAGGAGCGTTTCCTATGCTTGGAGTCTTAAAAAAGGTATTCGACCCGAACAAGCGCCAGTTGGCACGGCTTGAGAAGATCGCAGACCAAGTCGATGCGCTCGGGCCGGAGATGGCGCGATTGTCGGATGAACAGCTGCGGCAAAAGACCGAGGAGTTTAAAGCCCGCTACCGGCAGGGCGAATCGCTGGATGATCTGCTTGTGGAAGCGTTCGCGGTTGTGCGCGAAGGGGCGAAGCGCGTTCTCGGCTTATATCCATATAAAGTACAAATTATGGGCGGTGTCGTCCTCCATGAAGGCGACATCGCCGAGATGAAAACCGGGGAAGGGAAAACGTTGACGGCGACGATGCCGGTCTACTTAAACGCCTTGACTGGGCGCGGGGTGCATGTGGTCACCGTCAACGAATATTTGGCGTCGCGCGACGCGACGGAAATGGGTGAGCTGTACAAGTTTTTAGGATTGACAGTCGGCTTGAATTTAAGCGGCATGTCGCGCGAGGAGAAACAGGCGGCGTACAACGCCGATATTACGTACGGGACGAACAACGAGTTCGGCTTTGACTATTTGCGCGACAACATGGTGCTGTATAAAGAGCACATGGTGCAGCGCCCGCTTTATTTTGCCGTTGTTGACGAGGTTGACTCGATTTTGATCGATGAGGCGCGGACGCCGCTCATCATTTCCGGAACGGCGCAAAAGTCGACGAAGCTGTATGTGCAGGCGAATGCGTTCGTGCGCACGCTCCGCAAAGATGTTGATTATACGTATGATGAAAAATCGAAAAGCGTCCAGCTGACCGAGGAAGGGATGAACAAAGCCGAGCGGGCGTTTGGCATCGACAACCTATTTGATTTGAAACATGTCACGCTCAACCATCATATTCAGCTGGCGCTGCGGGCGCATGTGACGATGCAGCGCGATGTCGATTACGTCGTGCAAGACGGCAAAGTGATCATCGTCGACCCGTTCACCGGGCGCTTGATGCACGGCCGCCGCTACAGCGACGGGCTCCATCAGGCGATCGAGGCGAAGGAAGGCTTGGAGATTCAAAACGAGTCGATGACGCTTGCCACGATTACATTCCAAAACTACTTCCGCATGTATGAAAAATTGGCGGGGATGACCGGGACGGCGAAAACGGAGGAAGAGGAGTTCCGCAACATTTACAACATGCGCGTCGTCGTCATTCCGACAAACCGTCCGGTCATTCGTGAAGACCGTCCTGATTTGATTTACCGGACGATGGAAGGGAAATTCCGCGCGGTCGTTGAGGACATCGCCGCCCGCCATGCGAAAGGGCAGCCGGTGTTGGTCGGCACGGTGGCGATCGAGACGTCGGAGCTATTGTCTGAGATGCTGAAAAAACGAGGCATTCCGCATAACGTCTTAAACGCGAAAAACCATGCGAAAGAGGCGGAGATCATTGCCCAAGCGGGGCAGAAAGGCGCGGTGACGATCGCGACGAACATGGCCGGGCGCGGGACGGACATTAAGCTCGGCGAAGGGGTCAAGGAGCTTGGCGGGTTGGCTGTCATTGGCACGGAGCGGCATGAAAGCCGACGGATCGACAACCAGCTGCGCGGCCGTTCCGGACGCCAAGGCGACCCGGGGGTGTCGCAGTTTTACTTGTCGCTTGAAGACGAGCTGATGCGCCGCTTCGGCTCCGAGAGCTTGATGGCGATGATGGATCGGCTCGGCATGGACGATTCGCAGCCGATTCAAAGCAAAATGGTGACACGGGCGGTCGAGTCGGCGCAAAAACGGGTGGAAGGCAACAACTTTGACGCCCGCAAACAGCTGCTTCAGTACGACGATGTGCTGCGCGAACAGCGGGAAATCATTTATCGCCAGCGCTTTGAGGTCCTTGATGCCGACAATTTGCGCGGCATTGTCGAAAAAATGATCCAGTCAGTCATCGAGCGCGTTGTCAACGCTCATACGCCGAAAGAAGATTTGCCGGAAGAGTGGAACCTAAAAGGGCTCGTTGATTATCTCAATGCCCACTTGCTTCCGGAGGGCGATGTGACGGAAAGCGATTTGCGCGGCAAAGAGCCGGAAGAAATGATCGAGCTCATTTGGAAGAAAGTGAAAGCGCGCTATGATGAAAAAGAAACGCACATTCCGTCCGAGCAAATGCGCGAATTTGAACGGGTCATCGTGCTGCGCGCTGTCGATATGAAATGGATGAACCATATCGATGCGATGGAGCAGCTCCGCCAAGGCATCCATTTGCGCGCTTACGGACAGGTTGATCCGCTCCGCGAATACCAAATGGAAGGCTATGCGATGTTTGAAAACATGATCGCGTCGATCGAAGAGGAAGTCGCGACGTATATGATGAAGGCGGAAATCCATCATAACCTCGAGCGCCAGGAAGTGGCGAAAGGCGAGGCGGTTCACCCGAAAGAAGATGGCGAGGAGCCGAAGAAAAAACCGGTCCGCAAGGCGGTGCGCGTCGGCCGCAACGACCCGTGCCCGTGCGGCAGCGGGAAAAAATATAAACATTGTTGCGGAAGAGCGGTATAACCGTTTATAAATAATTAAGGGAGGCATCGCCTCCCTTTTGAATGGCAAATACAAATCAGGCGCATACGATATTCATGATGAGGTGAGGACAACATGATCGATTTGGTGGAAATTAAGCAAGAGTTAGAGAAAATGGCTAAGCGATTAGCGGAAATCAGGGGGTCTCTTTGACCTCGAAACAAAGCAGGCGCGCATTCGTGAACTAGAAGAGCAAATGGCCGCACCCGGCTTTTGGGATGACCAGAAAGCGGCGCAGGCGGTCATTTCCGAAGCGAATGCGCTCAAAGAACGAGTCGGCGAGTTTGAATCGCTTGAAGAACGGTTTGAGAACTTGGAAGTGACGTACGAGTTGTTGAAAGAGGAGCCGGATGACGAGCTGCAGGCTGAGCTTGTAGCAGAGGCGAAAAAATTGACGAAAGACTTCAGCGCGTTTGAGCTGCAGCTGTTGCTCAATGAGCCGTACGACCAAAATAACGCCATTTTGGAGCTTCACCCGGGCGCGGGCGGCACGGAATCGCAAGACTGGGCGTCGATGCTGCTGCGCATGTACACGCGCTGGGCGGAGAAAAAAGGATTTAAAGTCGAAATGCTTGATTATCTCCCGGGCGAGGAAGCCGGGGTGAAAAGCGTCACTTTGCTCATTAAAGGGCATAACGCGTACGGCTACTTAAAGGCGGAAAAAGGGGTGCACCGGCTTGTGCGCATCTCCCCGTTTGACGCCTCAGGCCGCCGCCATACGTCGTTCGTGTCATGCGAAGTCGTGCCGGAGATGGACGACAACATTGAAATTGAGATTCGTCCGGAAGAGCTGAAAATCGACACGTACCGCTCCAGCGGCGCGGGCGGGCAGCACGTCAACACGACCGACTCGGCGGTGCGCATCACCCACTTGCCGACCGGGATTGTCGTCACGTGCCAGTCGGAGCGGTCGCAAATTAAAAACCGCGAAAAAGCGATGAATATGTTAAAGGCGAAGCTGTATCAAAAGAAAATGGAGGAGCAGCAAGCCGAACTCGCTGAACTGCGCGGCGAGCAAAAAGAAATCGGCTGGGGCAACCAAATCCGCTCCTACGTCTTCCATCCGTACTCGCTCGTGAAAGACCACCGGACGAACGTCGAGGTCGGCAACGTGCAAGCGGTGATGGATGGGGAAATCGATGTGTTCATAGACGCGTATTTGCGCGCGAAGTTGAAGTAAAGGGCGATCATCGGATCGTCCTTTTTCGTTTCAAAAATCATTTTTCTGATTTTGACGCATCTGCATCCCCGTGGTATGCTGAAGGTAACGAAAGGCAAAAGGAGGGCGGTGGCTTTGGCGGTGCGCAAACAAGTGCTTTACGAACTGATTGAACGGTTGGATGAAACGGATCATCAAACAGCGTACGATTTTTTGATGTACTTGCTTGATCAGTCCAGAAAGGAACGAATGGTATGGGAGCGGATTGACGAAACAGATGAAGAAGAAGCGTTGACGGAAGAAGAGCGCCAGCAGTTGCAAAGCGATGAAGGATATATCATCGGAGGAGAAGCCAAGCGTGAATTCGGGCTACAAGTTGATCTACCGTAAGGCCGCAGTCAAATTCATCGCTAGGCAAGAAAAAGAGGTTCAAGAACGGTTGGCCTCTGGGTTGCAAGGTCTGCTAGTGATCCCACCGCAGGGGGATATTAAAAGGTTGAAGGGGCAGGATGGATTATATCGGCTGCGAATCGGAACATATCGTGTGTTATTTCGTATCGATCATGAAGAACGAATCATCTATATTGAGGCGATCGGCAACCGTGGGGATGTGTATTGAGGCTTGTATTTTTTGTTAGGGCGATCATCGGATCGTCCTTTTTTTCTTTAGCATAGCAGATC
Proteins encoded in this region:
- the secA gene encoding preprotein translocase subunit SecA: MLGVLKKVFDPNKRQLARLEKIADQVDALGPEMARLSDEQLRQKTEEFKARYRQGESLDDLLVEAFAVVREGAKRVLGLYPYKVQIMGGVVLHEGDIAEMKTGEGKTLTATMPVYLNALTGRGVHVVTVNEYLASRDATEMGELYKFLGLTVGLNLSGMSREEKQAAYNADITYGTNNEFGFDYLRDNMVLYKEHMVQRPLYFAVVDEVDSILIDEARTPLIISGTAQKSTKLYVQANAFVRTLRKDVDYTYDEKSKSVQLTEEGMNKAERAFGIDNLFDLKHVTLNHHIQLALRAHVTMQRDVDYVVQDGKVIIVDPFTGRLMHGRRYSDGLHQAIEAKEGLEIQNESMTLATITFQNYFRMYEKLAGMTGTAKTEEEEFRNIYNMRVVVIPTNRPVIREDRPDLIYRTMEGKFRAVVEDIAARHAKGQPVLVGTVAIETSELLSEMLKKRGIPHNVLNAKNHAKEAEIIAQAGQKGAVTIATNMAGRGTDIKLGEGVKELGGLAVIGTERHESRRIDNQLRGRSGRQGDPGVSQFYLSLEDELMRRFGSESLMAMMDRLGMDDSQPIQSKMVTRAVESAQKRVEGNNFDARKQLLQYDDVLREQREIIYRQRFEVLDADNLRGIVEKMIQSVIERVVNAHTPKEDLPEEWNLKGLVDYLNAHLLPEGDVTESDLRGKEPEEMIELIWKKVKARYDEKETHIPSEQMREFERVIVLRAVDMKWMNHIDAMEQLRQGIHLRAYGQVDPLREYQMEGYAMFENMIASIEEEVATYMMKAEIHHNLERQEVAKGEAVHPKEDGEEPKKKPVRKAVRVGRNDPCPCGSGKKYKHCCGRAV
- the prfB gene encoding peptide chain release factor 2 (programmed frameshift), which gives rise to MIDLVEIKQELEKMAKRLAEIRGSLDLETKQARIRELEEQMAAPGFWDDQKAAQAVISEANALKERVGEFESLEERFENLEVTYELLKEEPDDELQAELVAEAKKLTKDFSAFELQLLLNEPYDQNNAILELHPGAGGTESQDWASMLLRMYTRWAEKKGFKVEMLDYLPGEEAGVKSVTLLIKGHNAYGYLKAEKGVHRLVRISPFDASGRRHTSFVSCEVVPEMDDNIEIEIRPEELKIDTYRSSGAGGQHVNTTDSAVRITHLPTGIVVTCQSERSQIKNREKAMNMLKAKLYQKKMEEQQAELAELRGEQKEIGWGNQIRSYVFHPYSLVKDHRTNVEVGNVQAVMDGEIDVFIDAYLRAKLK
- a CDS encoding type II toxin-antitoxin system RelE family toxin translates to MNSGYKLIYRKAAVKFIARQEKEVQERLASGLQGLLVIPPQGDIKRLKGQDGLYRLRIGTYRVLFRIDHEERIIYIEAIGNRGDVY